A window from Salvia miltiorrhiza cultivar Shanhuang (shh) chromosome 2, IMPLAD_Smil_shh, whole genome shotgun sequence encodes these proteins:
- the LOC131012894 gene encoding probable LRR receptor-like serine/threonine-protein kinase At3g47570, which produces MEKKLYCIFAFLTITFQMLSTEAKQPMSLATDQTALLSLKLHITSDPSLLLSTNWTNSSSVCSWIGVTCSLRHQRVTALNLSNMALSGTIPPQLGHLSFLVSLDLTSNLFHGDLPQELSLLRRLKFISFRLNNFTGDIPPMFGQLPKLEYLNLRNNSFAGFIPKSLSNLTNLQFLDLTSNSLSGEIPNELGRLQSLQILSVQYNHLSGTIPSAIFNISTLVAIGFTDNELSGSLPTDMCRNLPSFTGLYLSDNQLSGAIPTNLSQCSRLEVLDLSGNSFSGQIPSEIGYLTSLQILYLGGNNLNGILPHQIGNLQSLISFGAEKNEIRGSIDFSIFMNMSSLQTLLLWRNKFTGNLSRDVGNITTLTNLELSENHFTGLIPSEFGQLYQLETLKLYVNSLSGSIPSELFNSTLRILLLAENALSGVLPTHLCHASPFLEKLILSKNSISGAIPNSISNCSQLTILSLSYNKFNGYIPTHLGNLRHLQILSLSSSNLTQAPSSSIITSLTNCKSLTQLLIDDNPLYGIIPASFGNLSSSLQKFYAYDCKFSGSIPVEIGNLSNLIDLDLQGNELSGNIPPTIRHLHELQGLYLSENMLGGSIPQVICDLINLNTLSFSRNQFSGRIPECLGNVSSLRNLFLGSNILSSSIPSSLWGLKDLNSLDLSSNSLNGFLPEEISNLGGAIYINLSMNQLSKSIPNSIGKLQNLVNLSLANNRLEGSIPVSVGSMISLITLDLSYNNLSSSIPKSLEALQHLEYFNVSFNNLSGEIPNGGSFRNFTMDSFKGNEALCGIPKFHVPICRVVSNHISKRKKVERASFIVLGVVSISSVVSVAFIAVRYKRKAKTTREVDELISIVPERISYYELLQATEQFNESNLLGSGSSCSVYRGILTNGNDIAVKVFNMQLEGISRRFDVECEVLRSIRHRNLTSVISSCSNEEFKALVLEYMPKGNLEKWLYSHNYCLNLMERLNIMIDVASALEYLHHGYSYPIVHSDLKPSNVLLDEDMVAHLSDFGIAKLLCDGDSSVLTNTLATLGYIAPEYGSEGLVSTRCDVYSYGIMLIETFTRKRPSDDMFCGDMSLKRWVEISLPNIPVEVIDVNLVMNLEEEQIDKNLQCVSSIFELALKCSADSPGDRINMKQAHVELQNIKRRFFQ; this is translated from the exons ATGGAGAAAAAGCTTTATTGCATTTTTGCATTCCTCACCATAACCTTCCAAATGCTTTCTACTGAAGCCAAACAACCTATGAGCCTTGCAACTGATCAAACTGCCCTTCTTTCACTCAAACTACACATCACCTCCGACCCTTCTCTTTTACTTTCAACTAATTGGACCAATTCGAGCTCCGTCTGCAGCTGGATTGGCGTCACTTGCAGCTTACGCCACCAAAGAGTAACTGCGTTGAATCTCTCCAACATGGCTCTCTCCGGCACCATTCCACCACAGCTCGGACACCTCTCCTTCCTCGTTTCCCTCGACCTCACAAGCAACCTTTTCCATGGAGATTTGCCTCAAGAGCTTTCTCTCCTTCGCCGTTTGAAGTTCATATCTTTCCGACTCAACAACTTCACCGGAGACATTCCTCCGATGTTTGGTCAGTTACCAAAATTAGAGTACTTGAATTTACGCAACAACAGCTTTGCAGGTTTCATCCCAAAATCGCTCTCAAACCTAACAAACCTCCAATTTCTTGACTTAACTTCCAATTCTCTAAGTGGAGAAATACCAAATGAGTTGGGGAGGCTTCAAAGTCTACAAATTCTGTCTGTTCAATACAATCATCTATCGGGTACTATACCATCGGCCATATTCAACATATCTACCCTTGTAGCTATAGGTTTCACAGACAATGAATTGAGTGGAAGTCTGCCAACAGACATGTGCCGTAATCTTCCATCTTTTACTGGGCTTTATCTTTCTGATAATCAGCTGAGTGGCGCAATTCCCACAAATCTATCTCAATGTTCACGACTTGAGGTTTTGGACCTCTCTGGAAACTCTTTTAGTGGGCAGATACCTTCAGAAATCGGCTACTTAACATCTCTTCAGATTTTATATCTCGGTGGTAACAATTTGAATG GTATACTACCACATCAGATTGGCAATCTTCAGAGTCTGATTAGTTTTGGTGCTGAAAAGAATGAGATCAGGGGCTCGATTGATTTCAGTATTTTCATGAATATGTCTTCTCTGCAAACCTTACTACTTTGGCGCAACAAATTCACGGGGAATCTTTCAAGGGATGTCGGGAATATTACAACGCTCACAAATTTGGAACTATCAGAAAATCATTTTACAG GGCTTATTCCCTCTGAATTTGGCCAACTTTACCAACTGGAGACATTAAAACTATATGTGAACAGCTTGAGTGGTTCAATTCCATCAGAGCTCTTTAACTCAACTCTTCGGATTCTTTTACTTGCTGAGAATGCTCTGTCAGGGGTTCTTCCAACCCATTTATGCCATGCTTCTCCCTTTCTTGAAAAACTTATTCTTAGTAAAAATTCCATTAGTGGAGCAATACCCAATTCTATCTCTAACTGTTCTCAACTCACAATTCTCTCACTTTCTTACAACAAATTCAATGGTTATATACCTACTCATCTTGGCAACCTACGACATCTCCAAATTCTTTCTCTGTCCAGCAGCAATCTTACCCAGGCACCGTCTTCTTCCATCATTACTTCATTGACAAATTGCAAGTCTCTAACTCAGTTGTTAATTGATGATAATCCTCTATACGGCATCATTCCTGCTTCTTTCGGGAACTTATCTTCCtcccttcaaaaattttatgCCTATGACTGCAAATTCAGTGGCAGCATTCCTGTTGAAATAGGCAATCTAAGCAATTTGATTGACTTGGATTTGCAAGGCAATGAGTTATCCGGTAATATTCCACCAACTATTAGACATTTGCATGAACTTCAAGGATTATATCTGTCTGAAAACATGTTGGGAGGCTCTATTCCACAGGTTATATGTGATCTAATCAACCTCAATACTTTATCTTTTAGCCGGAATCAATTTTCTGGTCGAATTCCGGAATGTCTGGGAAATGTCTCTTCCTTAAGAAATCTTTTTCTAGGCTCCAACATTTTGAGTTCAAGCATACCGTCAAGCTTGTGGGGCCTAAAGGATTTGAATTCTCTAGACTTGTCCTCGAATTCATTGAATGGGTTCTTACCTGAAGAGATAAGTAACTTAGGAGGAGCAATTTATATAAACCTATCGATGAATCAGCTGTCAAAGTCTATTCCTAACTCTATTGGGAAGTTACAGAATTTGGTTAATTTGTCTTTGGCAAATAATAGGCTAGAAGGTTCTATTCCTGTGTCTGTGGGGAGCATGATCAGTTTGATAACTCTTGATTTGTCTTACAACAacctctcttcttcaattccaaAGTCTTTGGAAGCACTTCAACACCTCGAATACTTTAATGTTTCTTTCAACAatttaagtggagaaattcctaatGGTGGatcttttagaaacttcactaTGGATTCTTTTAAGGGTAATGAGGCATTGTGTGGAATCCCCAAGTTCCATGTTCCGATTTGCCGTGTAGTTTCTAATCACATATCAAAGAGGAAGAAGGTGGAAAGAGCTTCATTTATTGTTTTAGGGGTTGTTTCTATTAGCTCAGTTGTTTCTGTGGCCTTCATAGCTGTCAGATACAAAAGGAAAGCTAAGACAACTAGAGAAGTTGATGAGCTAATATCGATTGTGCCTGAAAGAATCTCTTATTATGAATTGCTGCAAGCAACAGAACAATTCAATGAAAGCAATTTACTTGGCAGTGGGAGTTCTTGCTCTGTTTATAGAGGAATTCTTACCAATGGGAATGATATCGCAGTCAAGGTGTTTAATATGCAGTTAGAAGGCATATCAAGAAGATTTGATGTCGAATGCGAGGTACTACGTAGCATTCGACACAGGAACCTGACCAGTGTCATAAGCAGTTGCTCCAATGAAGAGTTCAAGGCATTAGTACTTGAATATATGCCAAAGGGAAACCTTGAAAAATGGTTATATTCTCACAACTATTGCTTGAATCTGATGGAAAGATTGAACATAATGATTGATGTTGCATCTGCTTTGGAGTATCTTCACCATGGTTATTCATATCCCATTGTCCACAGTGACTTGAAGCCGAGTAATGTGTTGCTAGATGAAGACATGGTAGCCCATCTAAGCGATTTTGGGATAGCAAAGTTGTTATGTGATGGAGATAGCTCTGTGTTAACCAACACGCTAGCAACATTGGGTTATATTGCTCCAG AGTATGGTTCGGAAGGGCTAGTTTCGACAAGGTGTGATGTGTATAGCTACGGAATAATGCTAATTGAAACATTTACGAGAAAAAGGCCTAGTGATGATATGTTTTGCGGAGATATGAGCTTAAAGAGATGGGTAGAAATTTCACTTCCAAATATCCCAGTTGAAGTGATAGATGTCAACTTAGTCATGAATTTGGAAGAAGAACAAATTGACAAGAATCTGCAGTGTGTATCATCCATATTTGAATTGGCTTTGAAATGCTCTGCAGACTCTCCCGGGGATAGAATCAACATGAAACAAGCACATGTAGAGTTGCAGAATATCAAACGTCGATTTTTTCAATGA